The Nilaparvata lugens isolate BPH unplaced genomic scaffold, ASM1435652v1 scaffold6804, whole genome shotgun sequence genome contains a region encoding:
- the LOC120356461 gene encoding uncharacterized protein LOC120356461: MLTTKATHLEFLSSMSVNNFIAALHRFIARRGAPHTLFSDNAKTFTSAARKMYELEKLLKTMPSEVKCFLSNYGINWKFIPPYAPHQGGIWEAAVKSAKTLLHRCIGDTALTYEEYDTIFVRIESILNSRPLTELSSEPAEAASVLTPGHFLIGRPLTAPPQPIETKELLVARRWRLTNQMTQYFWNRWSKEYLCTLINRTKWKTAERNLQLNDLVIIKSVNTSPLSWPLGRIIALHPGKDGLVRVVTIKCACGNIVRDIRKVHRII; encoded by the coding sequence ATGTTGACCACCAAAGCTACTCATCTAGAGTTCCTGTCCTCGATGTCTGTCAACAACTTCATCGCCGCTCTACACCGATTTATTGCCCGCAGAGGTGCGCCGCACACTCTGTTTTCAGACAACGCTAAGACTTTCACATCCGCCGCAAGAAAAATGTATGAGTTAGAAAAACTCTTGAAGACGATGCCCTCTGAAGTGAAGTGCTTTCTGTCTAACTACGGCATAAACTGGAAGTTCATTCCCCCTTATGCTCCGCATCAAGGAGGCATATGGGAAGCCGCCGTCAAATCCGCCAAAACACTGCTACACCGCTGTATTGGGGACACAGCTCTTACATACGAAGAGTATGACACCATTTTCGTTAgaattgaaagtattctaaataGTCGACCGCTTACAGAATTGTCCTCTGAACCTGCTGAAGCTGCCTCCGTGCTCACTCCCGGGCACTTCCTAATTGGTAGACCTCTTACCGCACCACCGCAACCCATAGAGACGAAGGAACTATTGGTCGCACGCCGCTGGAGACTTACAAACCAAATGACCCAATATTTCTGGAATCGCTGGTCCAAGGAGTACCTATGCACCTTGATCAATCGCACAAAATGGAAAACCGCTGAAAGAAACTTGCAACTTAACGATTTGGTCATAATCAAATCTGTCAACACCTCTCCTCTCAGCTGGCCGTTAGGCAGGATTATTGCGCTACACCCTGGTAAAGATGGACTAGTACGTGTAGTCACTATCAAATGCGCATGTGGGAACATTGTTCGAGACATACGCAAAGTTCACCGCATCATTTGA
- the LOC120356462 gene encoding uncharacterized protein LOC120356462 produces the protein MTIPRLELMGCLLLARLLSAILPTLSEYDLQEIRLYTDSKTALDWINTPTYKLQIFVANRVQQITQLTKLESWHHVTSANNCADIASRGLTPAEIVSCHDWWHTTNAFRCLATDFPVSNHLVSNIVPEMKTNPLYILATVEETIENRLYTAIERVSKFGKLCRIFVYMLRFVNRIKPARYEYRCKIVKQIETCETPASIDTTACEAEIARKLIVHVVQWDKFQKEITELKAGKCPKHLLTLQPYIDDYDLIRLSGRLEHAPISSEARNLLLLPKNEHVSSLIIRHIHLQNCHAGPRTTQAAVCQQYWIISARNQVRA, from the coding sequence ATGACAATTCCACGCCTGGAATTGATGGGTTGTTTGCTGCTTGCTCGTTTACTATCCGCCATCTTACCTACGCTGTCCGAATATGATTTACAAGAAATTCGACTCTACACCGATTCCAAGACTGCCTTGGATTGGATCAACACACCCACATACAAATTGCAGATTTTTGTTGCCAACAGAGTACAGCAAATTACTCAGTTAACAAAACTTGAGTCATGGCATCACGTTACTTCTGCTAACAACTGTGCAGATATTGCTTCGAGAGGCTTGACTCCCGCTGAAATCGTCTCCTGCCATGATTGGTGGCACACTACCAATGCGTTTCGTTGTCTCGCCACTGACTTTCCCGTGTCCAATCATCTTGTTTCCAACATTGTACCTGAGATGAAAACTAACCCGCTGTACATTCTCGCTACTGTTGAAGAAACAATTGAGAATCGTTTGTATACTGCTATAGAACGTGTATCCAAATTTGGAAAGCTATGTCGTATTTTTGTCTACATGCTAAGATTTGTCAACCGCATCAAACCAGCCCGTTATGAATATCGCTGCAAAATAGTCAAACAGATTGAAACCTGTGAAACGCCTGCCTCAATTGACACCACCGCCTGTGAAGCTGAAATAGCTAGAAAACTCATTGTTCATGTTGTGCAATGGGATAAATTTCAGAAGGAAATAACAGAGTTGAAAGCTGGAAAATGTCCTAAGCATCTACTAACGTTGCAACCGTACATTGATGATTACGATTTGATACGCTTATCTGGTCGTCTTGAGCACGCTCCGATTTCTAGTGAAGCTAGAAATCTATTATTGCTGCCGAAAAATGAGCATGTATCCTCACTCATCATTCGACACATACATCTTCAAAATTGTCATGCCGGTCCCCGCACCACACAAGCAGCTGTTTGCCAACAGTATTGGATAATCTCTGCCCGCAATCAAGTTCGCGCATAA
- the LOC111052980 gene encoding uncharacterized protein LOC111052980 — translation MLYRFENPAKHGQSLTVFFVTFGTAPVTNISTPTRSSSTGMPDTFSGCAQVKAVHASALLGTAIVAVVDQYNRSQLLRAVLDCGSMRSIITTRAAQQLGITIMPARIQINGISEQATAVKGTTHLTLLSRPQFNTFLQTEALVLEQIAGDLPAFPISSELKTSLSHLDLADPGFDQPNRIDLLIGADIYPNVFVSSANAIIPGNPAAFATIFGYVLSGKLNIEDSPAPLHQMQLICTMFAREEPLAEVMNKFWETEDVQINAKLLSPEDELCEQLYESTTYRNDEGRYVVALPFKPSAPVLVSNRKQAYRSHLGLLKRLENSSELKKKYDNFMTEYHELGHLELAKSASDYVIPHHAVFKNKDPTQKIRVVFNASSKDTNGHSLNENLLPGPKLQSNIIQVLTKFRTYKYIVLSDCKQMYRQILLRPEDCRHQHVFWKPNYHEPAKEFELKTVTYGLTSSAYLAQRTLQQLVKDEGEAFPLASKVLTSQTYVDDLLGGSNNFSEAQTLISELIELLSLGSFELRKWNSNTPELIANLPAEFWKIKIVCLMTTLLQKFLELSTARSRTTFAISFLLLMGKSLKEPFYHSSLESTTPWVAHSSHNAVQAIHAHAVVSAISLGH, via the coding sequence ATGTTGTACCGATTCGAGAATCCCGCAAAACACGGCCAGTCCCTCACGGTCTTCTTCGTCACCTTTGGCACAGCGCCTGTGACCAATATCTCAACCCCAACCCGCAGTTCATCCACCGGCATGCCGGACACCTTCAGTGGCTGTGCACAAGTGAAAGCTGTACACGCTTCTGCTTTACTGGGCACCGCTATCGTTGCCGTTGTTGATCAATACAACCGATCACAATTACTACGTGCTGTATTGGATTGTGGCTCCATGAGATCGATTATCACTACCCGAGCTGCCCAGCAACTTGGTATCACCATCATGCCCGCACGCATTCAGATTAATGGTATCTCTGAACAAGCGACCGCTGTAAAAGGTACCACTCATTTGACACTGCTATCTCGACCGCAGTTTAACACCTTTCTCCAAACTGAAGCCCTTGTCTTAGAGCAAATAGCTGGTGACCTACCCGCTTTTCCAATCAGCAGTGAGCTCAAAACCTCACTTTCACATTTGGATCTCGCTGACCCTGGTTTTGACCAACCCAATAGGATAGACCTCTTGATTGGAGCTGACATTTATCCTAATGTATTTGTTTCTTCCGCCAATGCTATTATACCAGGAAATCCCGCTGCCTTCGCCACTATATTTGGCTATGTTCTGAGTGGAAAGCTAAATATTGAGGACTCGCCTGCTCCGCTTCATCAGATGCAACTTATCTGCACCATGTTTGCCCGCGAAGAACCGCTTGCTGAGGTCATGAACAAGTTTTGGGAGACTGAAGATGTCCAAATAAATGCGAAACTCTTATCACCTGAAGATGAACTCTGTGAACAGCTCTATGAGTCCACTACCTACCGCAATGATGAAGGCAGATATGTAGTCGCACTCCCCTTCAAGCCTAGCGCGCCTGTTCTTGTTTCAAACCGCAAGCAAGCTTATCGAAGTCACCTTGGATTATTAAAACGCTTGGAAAATTCTTCGGAACTAAAGAAGAAATACGACAACTTCATGACAGAATATCATGAGCTTGGCCATTTGGAACTTGCCAAATCCGCTTCTGACTATGTGATTCCACACcatgcagtttttaaaaataaggacCCCACTCAGAAAATCAGGGTGGTGTTTAATGCTTCCAGCAAGGATACCAATGGGCATTCACTAAATGAGAATTTGTTACCAGGGCCAAAACTGCAGtccaatattattcaagtattgACCAAATTCCGCACTTACAAGTACATTGTCCTTTCTGATTGCAAGCAGATGTATCGCCAGATTTTGTTAAGGCCTGAAGACTGCCGTCACCAACATGTTTTTTGGAAACCTAATTATCATGAACCTGCAAAAGAATTTGAACTTAAAACCGTAACCTATGGGCTTACTTCCAGTGCTTATTTAGCGCAACGCACATTGCAACAACTTGTCAAGGATGAAGGAGAAGCATTCCCTCTGGCAAGTAAAGTTTTAACAAGTCAAACTTATGTTGATGACCTGCTGGGAGGaagtaacaatttttctgaagCACAAACGCTTATTTCTGAACTGATTGAGTTATTGTCGCTTGGCTCCTTTGAACTTCGGAAATGGAACTCTAATACTCCTGAATTGATCGCTAACTTGCCTGCAGAATTTTGGAAAATCAAGATTGTATGTTTGATGACAACGCTACTGCAAAAGTTCTTGGAATTGTCTACAGCCCGCTCGCGGACAACTTTCGCTATTTCATTTCTCCTTTTAATGGGCAAATCACTAAAAGAACCGTTCTATCATTCATCGCTCGAGTCTACGACCCCTTGGGTGGCTCACTCCTCTCATAATGCTGTTCAAGCTATTCATGCGCACGCTGTGGTCTCAGCAATTAGCTTGGGACACTGA